A stretch of Camelina sativa cultivar DH55 chromosome 18, Cs, whole genome shotgun sequence DNA encodes these proteins:
- the LOC109130581 gene encoding uncharacterized protein LOC109130581, with the protein MSPVKNPYWDGVHAKGDTGVFWDVVDFPMPTESDPDLICRMIKSALDEQGCCNGSVSIRLYDVEDEKTATKQEVIIDKYEAAGISLNFVPEVAEAHGYARVHKMLLDILLWAFSSVQTSNLIILSKKLKEDSKTVGAIEGLRFDGMKILLSHLKCYLLLKAQNGF; encoded by the exons ATGTCTCCCGTCAAGAATCCTTACTGGGACGGTGTACACGCCA AGGGTGACACAGGTGTGTTCTGGGACGTGGTGGATTTCCCAATGCCTACTGAATCTGATCCTGATTTGATTTGTAGGATGATCAAATCAGCTCTTGATGAACAGGGTTGTTGTAATGGTTCTGTGTCAATCCGGTTGTACGACGTCGAAGATGAGAAAACGGCCACGAAACAAGAAGTGATCATAGATAAATATGAGGCTGCCGGAATCAGTTTAAATTTCGTACCCGAAG TTGCTGAGGCGCATGGATATGCTAGAGTTCATAAGATGTTATTGGACATTCTTTTGTGGGCATTTTCCAGTGTTCAAACGTCCAATTTGATTATACTCTCAAAAAAACTCAAGGAAGACTCGAAGACGGTCGGTGCTATTGAGGGTTTGCGTTTCGACGGTATGAAAATTCTCTTATCACATCTAAAGTGCTATCTTCTACTGAAAGCTCAGAATGGCTTTTGA